In Columba livia isolate bColLiv1 breed racing homer chromosome 20, bColLiv1.pat.W.v2, whole genome shotgun sequence, a genomic segment contains:
- the MRM1 gene encoding rRNA methyltransferase 1, mitochondrial: protein MEPALRAGVRRTVGLSPVLPRCWRGLRFRSTREERPPPFAAAGGDGEGPPRGGDGGRLSPPALPGGSRLNVSRGHPAPQSRPFSWHGQPGNPRASGASKRLERKPPPVARPEGSELLFGVAPCALALARARRRLFRLFLQPSSGARRPVTAELALQAAARGVPVQRVRRRELDALCRGRVHQGVCLEATPLRFKSLEEAEKPEVGDEERPKPRLVWLVLEQIQDPMNLGALLRSAYFLGVDRVVTSQRNSCPLTPTVSKASSGVMEVFDVYSTDDLRSFLKAKSAEGWEVVGTVSKPEDVENVPVISCLEFQWNKPVILVIGSEGDGLSLETQLLCHRMLTIPPGRALHPGIESLNVSVATGILLHSICSQKLRHGD, encoded by the exons ATGGAGCCGGCGCTCCGGGCCGGTGTCCGTAGGACCGTGGGGCTGTCACCCGTGTTACCCCGCTGCTGGCGGGGGCTGAGGTTCCGCTCCACGCGGGAGGAGCGGCCCCCGCCCTTCGCAGCCGCgggtggggatggggaagggCCGCCCCGCGGCGGGGATGGCGGCCGGTTGTCCCCACCGGCCCTCCCGGGGGGTTCTCGGCTGAACGTGTCCCGTGGGCACCCGGCCCCGCAGAGCCGGCCCTTCTCCTGGCACGGCCAGCCCGGGAACCCACGGGCGAGCGGCGCGTCGAAGCGGCTGGAGCGAAAACCTCCACCCGTGGCCAGGCCCGAGGGCTCGGAGCTGCTGTTCGGGGTGGCGCCGTGCGCGCTGGCGCTGGCCCGGGCGCGCAGGCGCCTGTTCCGCCTgttcctccagcccagcagcgGCGCCCGGCGCCCGGTGACCGCCGAGCTCGCCCTGCAGGCCGCGGCGCGGGGGGTCCCGGTGCAGCGGGTGCGCAGGAGGGAGCTGGACGCCCTGTGCAGAGGTCGCGTCCACCAGGGCGTGTGTTTGGAGGCCACCCCTCTCCGCTTCAAGAGCTTGGAGGAGGCGGAAAAGCCCGAGGTGGGGGATGAAGAGAGGCCGAAGCCACggctggtttggctggtgctggagcagatcCAGGATCCCATGAACCTGGGGGCTCTGCTGCGCTCTGCCTACTTCTTGGGGGTGGACAGGGTGGTGACCAGCCAGAGGAACAG CTGCCCCTTGACACCGACAGTGAGCAAAGCCAGCTCTGGAGTTATGGAAGTCTTCGATGTCTACAGCACAGATGATCTCCGCAGCTTTTTGAAG GCTAAAAGTGCAGAAGGCTGGGAAGTCGTTGGGACGGTGAGCAAGCCTGAGGATGTGGAAAATGTTCCTGTCATCAGCTGCTTGGAATTCCAGTGGAATAAACCCGTTATTCTAGTAATAG GTAGCGAAGGTGACGGACTTTCCCTAGAGACGCAGCTCCTGTGCCATCGGATGCTGACCATCCCCCCCGGCAGAGCGCTGCACCCCGGCATCGAGTCGCTCAACGTCTCCGTTGCTACCG GTATTCTCCTGCACTCCATCTGCAGCCAAAAGCTGAGGCATGGTGACTGa